The sequence GGACGTGACTGGAAGGCTGTGAGCATTCATGGAACGGAGGCAGCGACCGGTCTTGACGTCCCAGACGCGGATAGTGCGGTCGAACGAGccggagacgatgagattggaCTGGAGATTGAAGTTCACGCAGAAGACGAAGTCGGAGTGGCCGCGGAGGACGCGAACGCACTCGAAGTTCGGGGGGCGGACGTCCCAGACGCGGACGGTGCGGTCGTCGGATGCAGAGCAGACGTAGTGGGAGTCGGAGGACCAGGCGAGGTCGGAGATGCCCTCGGAGTGGCCGGAGAGGACGGCGATCTGGCTGAGGGATTGGACGGACCacacgattagggttttgtcgAGGGATGCGGAGGCGAAGTGGCGGCCATCGTTGGAGAACTTCACGCACGAGACGGCGCGCTGGTGGGCGTTGAGGGTTCGGAGGAGGCGGTATGGCCGGAAGGGAGGCGGAGTAGCGCCGCCTCCACCACCGCCGGCGCTGCCGCTCGCCATCGAGAAGCTCCGATTGAGATCTCGAAGGaaaatgggttttttttttggtggtttTATAACAAGTAAAAAATGGGAAgttgcaaaatataaaaataaataaataaaaataatgggtCTTTTAAGTTTTAACAATTTTGCAAAAACTAAGTAATTtctttatacaaataaaattttgtttttactatcttaattttatataaataattaaatatattgatatatattcaaattggtgtaaataccaattttttatatgtaagaataaatttaatttttagatattattaAACGAGAATAGAGTCATTACCgctgacaaaaaaaaattaatattttattcttttcttcaccTGTGAAAAGATTTATTATacataatacatataaaaattttaataattataattcattattttgcaaataaaatttgatttaaaagaatataatataatttcatatgaaaaataaaaattaaatatactgtttgtaaaatatgaaaatattacaaCTCTCTAGAGttggtatttcttttttttattttcatccaTATTCAAAAcgccaaataataaaatttctccTATTATACTTTAAACGAACTCTACATCAATTTCTTTCAACTCTAATATTTTTGTAGTAAttgcattaaaaaatatataaatatatctcatggtcaattttctttcaatagCAATCTTGTCCGCATGGCTAGCTTATGAAaataagttgttttttttttaattggcttCTGTTTTTGCATAAaagataatacaaaattatttttgaaccaaaaaatatttttttataaattaagtacttctgggttttttaaaaaccaatccAAATAACCCCTTACTAAAACCAATAATATATTACagtagataaaaaattaaagaagctTCGGTTTTTAATCCCTTTGTTTGTTTGGAAAGGCAAGGGAGGAAAAGTGAGGGAGGCGTTGAAGATGATGGCATTCATTCCGGTGAATTGCTAGAATATTTGTATCCATACACTGATGAAAGGCTGAGACCTAACTGTTGCTCTTCATGAGATTTCTGAAAGGATGCTTCACTTGTCATCCTATTTCACTTGCATGAACAAGTTCTTGGAATTATGTTCCCCTGAATTTCTTCAGTACTTGTAGGCCTTGTTCTTGTTCATTTTGCTCAAAGAGGCTTGTTGGAGTGCTGTCAGTGATGAGCAAGGTACCAAGGAAGTAGATGATCACCAGAATTCTTACAAGACCAAGGAAGAGCCTCCATCCTCATGAATGTAATTAGTTGGATGTCTCTGATTCTCAACGGTGCCATTTCTGACAAGAACAATGGAATAGCTTACAAAATTTTGATAACGAGAGAGCATAACCACTAAACCAAAGTTGAGAGCTTATGAATAGTGGTATATATAAGATGGGTGAAAGCCTTACAAATAAGCAATATGATACTTAACTAAATAAgaatattttgaaatcaaagataTATTGGGCCTCTAACGTATATATGCTTCTAATGTTGAattttgatgaagaagaagatataaGACTGAAACAGAGtgaaattaagtaattattagAGATAATGATCAGACTTGATTGGCAAATCCTACTCTGAAACCGAGAAGAATTTTTCCTATGATGAGCATGGGGAGACTAACAGCTGTAGCGTTCTAAGGCAACACcagccaaaaagaaaagagaagcagCTTGCATGGTGCGTTTTCTGCCATACTTTGTGCAGGCCTTGGAAGCAAAGAATCTGGCAATAATGACATAGAGTCCATTAAAAAGtccaagaaacaagaaaattagGAAAAGCAAACTACAAGCACAACAACATAGAGTCCATTAGAAGTGGAAAGAGGAGCCAACAAAGACactactaaaagaggtaacaATCCCTGGGTTTAGAGAGAGTCTCCATGCAGAGGGTTTAGACAGTTAAAGTGTTGATGATGTTTAGCCGGCGAACGGAGTGGATGCCTGAGCATCTGGATTGTGTTCCTCATCTATTAAGGTACCCTGAAATTGAATAATCCATCTGACTGCAGTTGCAGAAGACTCCAACCTTTGTCTCTTGTTATTTGGGACTGCTGAAACCCATTAGAGAAAAGTTAGACTTACATTCAATTTAATTGAATGCAGGTtaggaaattaaaaataaaacatgcaatcatttctagacagtcaaatatttaaaattagagCTTTAGATAATAGGCCCCAAGAGTCCCTATGCAAGGGATTGATAATTTTGCTCCACGCACTTTAGAGATCCCTCAAAGAGTGTGGAAGATGTGGAGAATTGAGGATTTGGTTAGAATGAGACCAAATTGATCCGACAAAGGAGCAATGGATGAAGAGGTGGTCTATGACAGACTCCAGTTCCGCATGACAAATGACACA comes from Dioscorea cayenensis subsp. rotundata cultivar TDr96_F1 chromosome 15, TDr96_F1_v2_PseudoChromosome.rev07_lg8_w22 25.fasta, whole genome shotgun sequence and encodes:
- the LOC120276772 gene encoding COMPASS-like H3K4 histone methylase component WDR5B; the protein is MASGSAGGGGGGATPPPFRPYRLLRTLNAHQRAVSCVKFSNDGRHFASASLDKTLIVWSVQSLSQIAVLSGHSEGISDLAWSSDSHYVCSASDDRTVRVWDVRPPNFECVRVLRGHSDFVFCVNFNLQSNLIVSGSFDRTIRVWDVKTGRCLRSMNAHSLPVTSVHFIRDGSLIVSGSHDGTCKCWDANSGACLKVLIDDKIAVSFAKFSPNGKFILVATLDDTLKLWNYASGKFLKVYTGHVNQAYCITSTFSVTNGKYIVSGSEDNCIYIWDLQGKNLVQKLEGHKDAVISVSCHPTENKIVSAALDRDRSIKIWAQN